A genomic window from Cytobacillus suaedae includes:
- a CDS encoding glycine/betaine ABC transporter has product MLKKLVGVTSALALTFGLAACGGEETGGSAGSVGEQVDYKIVGIDPGAGLMNLTINDVLPEYGLDEWEVVEGSGAAMAAALKKAYDKEEPIIVTGWSPHWKFASYDLKYLEDPKGIYGGAEDVNTIVRQGLNEDHPDAYKLLDQFNWKPEHIETVMNLIQEGNEPADAAAQWVSENADLVSPWTEGVNEVDGAELTILYVAWDDVIASSHVVENVLESVGYEVKLVQVDAGPMWAGVADGSGDAMVGAWLPTTHADYYAEYDGKFEDLGANLTGTKLGLVVPAYMDIDSIEDLKGE; this is encoded by the coding sequence ATGTTAAAAAAATTAGTAGGAGTTACATCAGCACTAGCACTAACATTTGGTTTAGCAGCCTGTGGAGGAGAAGAAACAGGAGGTTCAGCTGGATCTGTCGGTGAACAAGTTGATTACAAAATTGTAGGAATTGACCCAGGTGCAGGATTAATGAATTTAACGATTAATGATGTTTTACCTGAATATGGTCTAGATGAGTGGGAAGTAGTAGAAGGTTCAGGAGCTGCAATGGCAGCAGCATTGAAAAAAGCATATGACAAGGAGGAGCCGATCATTGTAACAGGTTGGAGCCCTCACTGGAAGTTTGCAAGCTATGACTTGAAATATTTAGAAGATCCAAAAGGGATCTATGGTGGAGCTGAAGATGTTAACACAATTGTTCGTCAGGGTTTAAACGAGGATCATCCTGATGCTTATAAGCTTCTAGATCAATTCAACTGGAAGCCTGAACATATTGAGACAGTTATGAATTTAATTCAAGAAGGTAATGAACCAGCTGATGCAGCAGCACAATGGGTAAGCGAAAATGCTGATTTAGTTAGTCCTTGGACTGAAGGTGTAAATGAGGTTGACGGTGCAGAACTTACTATTCTTTATGTAGCATGGGATGATGTTATCGCAAGCTCACATGTTGTAGAAAATGTTCTTGAAAGTGTTGGGTATGAAGTGAAGTTAGTTCAAGTTGATGCAGGTCCAATGTGGGCTGGTGTGGCAGATGGTAGTGGTGATGCAATGGTAGGTGCTTGGTTACCAACAACTCACGCTGACTACTACGCTGAGTATGATGGGAAATTCGAAGACCTAGGTGCTAACCTTACAGGAACTAAATTAGGATTAGTTGTACCAGCATACATGGATATTGATTCAATTGAAGATTTAAAAGGGGAATAA
- a CDS encoding proline/glycine betaine ABC transporter permease — MEGLLPRLPLADWIDVLVDWMTATFGGLFDGISTGLEFFVEGIVTGLAFIPSILLIVLVSLLAWKVCNWRIAVFALLGLFLIDNLGYWEEMLETLSLVLTAVLISIMIGIPVGIWASQSERVRQVVTPILDFMQTMPAFVYLLPAIFFFSIGVVPGVIASVIFAMPPTIRLTVLGIKQVPADLIEASEAFGSTTKQRLLKVQLPLAMPTIMAGINQSIMLALSMVVIASMVGAPGLGTEVYRAVTQIKTGVGFEAGLAIVVIAILLDRITQNIGKKKQGGTA, encoded by the coding sequence ATGGAAGGATTGTTACCAAGGCTTCCCTTAGCTGATTGGATCGATGTGTTAGTTGATTGGATGACTGCAACCTTTGGTGGATTATTTGATGGCATATCTACAGGTCTAGAATTTTTTGTTGAAGGAATCGTCACAGGTTTGGCCTTTATACCTTCTATTCTATTAATTGTTCTTGTAAGCTTACTAGCTTGGAAGGTTTGTAATTGGAGAATTGCCGTATTTGCATTACTAGGTTTATTTCTAATTGATAATTTAGGGTATTGGGAAGAAATGTTAGAAACATTGTCACTTGTCTTGACAGCAGTGTTGATCTCGATCATGATTGGGATTCCTGTTGGGATATGGGCATCACAAAGTGAAAGAGTAAGACAGGTTGTTACACCTATTCTTGATTTCATGCAAACTATGCCAGCTTTCGTATACTTACTGCCGGCAATCTTTTTCTTTAGTATTGGAGTGGTACCAGGGGTTATTGCATCTGTAATTTTTGCAATGCCACCAACGATTCGTTTAACTGTACTAGGAATTAAGCAGGTACCCGCAGATTTAATTGAGGCATCAGAAGCATTTGGCTCTACAACCAAACAAAGACTTTTAAAGGTGCAGTTACCACTAGCTATGCCAACTATTATGGCAGGGATTAATCAAAGTATCATGCTAGCTTTATCAATGGTAGTAATTGCATCGATGGTTGGAGCTCCTGGACTCGGTACAGAGGTTTATCGTGCCGTGACACAGATTAAAACAGGTGTTGGGTTTGAAGCTGGTCTAGCAATAGTGGTCATTGCTATTTTACTAGACCGCATCACACAAAATATAGGTAAGAAAAAACAAGGGGGAACAGCGTAA
- a CDS encoding glycine betaine/L-proline ABC transporter ATP-binding protein → MNENHIKIKVSDVTKIFGKSSKKALQLLKDGKSKEQILKETGSTVGVNRASFEVNAGEIFVIMGLSGSGKSTLVRLLNRLIEPTIGQVQIDGKDVVKMNKEELREVRRKKISMVFQKFALFPHKTVLENTEYGLEIQGVEKDIRGKKALESLELVGLKGYENQYPSQLSGGMQQRVGLARALANDPDILLMDEAFSALDPLIRKDMQDELLELQSTMEKTIVFITHDLDEALRIGDRIALMKDGNIVQIGTPEEILMNPSNEYVERFVEDVDLSKVLTAHHVMKRAETVQVDKGPRVALKLMKDLGISSIYVVDKQQTLLGAITAKGASKAAEDNKSLNEFLDKDINVVGTETLLIDLFDKVSSATIPVAVTDEKNRIKGILIRGAVIGALAGNEQYINEVVEPEAATIAKEVM, encoded by the coding sequence ATGAACGAAAATCATATAAAGATTAAAGTCAGTGATGTGACCAAAATTTTTGGGAAGTCATCTAAGAAGGCTTTGCAGCTTCTAAAGGACGGGAAATCCAAAGAGCAGATTTTAAAGGAAACAGGTTCAACAGTTGGTGTGAATCGAGCATCCTTTGAAGTAAATGCTGGGGAAATATTCGTTATTATGGGCTTATCCGGTAGTGGAAAATCTACCTTAGTACGATTGCTTAACCGACTTATTGAACCTACAATAGGTCAAGTCCAAATAGATGGTAAAGATGTAGTAAAGATGAATAAGGAAGAATTACGGGAAGTACGAAGAAAGAAGATCAGCATGGTCTTTCAAAAGTTTGCCTTATTTCCACATAAAACAGTACTTGAAAATACAGAGTACGGATTGGAAATCCAAGGTGTTGAAAAGGACATTAGAGGCAAAAAAGCTTTAGAATCACTAGAATTGGTCGGGTTAAAAGGATATGAGAACCAATACCCTAGTCAATTGAGTGGTGGAATGCAGCAACGTGTTGGACTAGCGAGAGCACTGGCAAATGATCCTGATATTCTTTTAATGGATGAAGCATTTAGCGCATTGGATCCATTGATTAGAAAAGATATGCAGGATGAGTTGCTAGAGTTACAATCTACGATGGAAAAAACAATCGTATTTATCACACACGATTTAGATGAAGCTCTACGCATTGGTGATAGGATTGCTCTAATGAAAGATGGTAACATCGTGCAAATAGGAACACCTGAAGAAATATTAATGAATCCTTCAAATGAATATGTTGAGAGATTCGTAGAAGACGTTGATCTTTCAAAGGTACTTACTGCACATCATGTTATGAAGCGAGCTGAGACCGTTCAGGTTGATAAGGGTCCACGTGTCGCACTTAAATTAATGAAGGATTTAGGAATTTCATCTATCTATGTTGTGGATAAGCAGCAAACTCTTCTCGGTGCAATTACCGCTAAGGGTGCTTCGAAAGCAGCTGAAGATAATAAATCATTAAATGAATTCTTAGACAAAGATATAAATGTGGTAGGAACAGAAACCTTATTAATCGATTTATTTGACAAAGTATCATCGGCAACCATTCCTGTTGCGGTTACAGATGAAAAAAATCGAATAAAAGGGATCCTAATTAGAGGTGCTGTTATCGGTGCTCTAGCGGGTAATGAACAATATATAAATGAGGTTGTCGAACCTGAGGCAGCAACAATAGCTAAGGAGGTGATGTAA
- a CDS encoding GbsR/MarR family transcriptional regulator has protein sequence MVIDALAQNMNLYGITPSAGRLYGLLFFSDKPLTLDDMKEELGMSKTSMSTSVRSLLELNMVEKVWVKGERKDLYTIKEDWYQCFFDFFTIKWRTAITTNSSAMEKSIAKLQELANNPKTSEEIREQAIIDIKKLEDRLEYYEWQNRLIDSFETKDILNFIPSEKKTE, from the coding sequence ATGGTTATAGATGCACTCGCTCAAAATATGAACCTTTATGGAATCACACCATCTGCAGGACGGTTATATGGTCTCCTTTTCTTCTCAGATAAACCACTAACACTTGATGATATGAAAGAAGAACTTGGTATGAGTAAGACGAGTATGAGTACTTCGGTAAGAAGTTTACTTGAATTAAATATGGTGGAAAAGGTTTGGGTAAAGGGTGAAAGGAAGGATTTATATACGATCAAAGAAGACTGGTATCAGTGCTTTTTTGACTTTTTCACCATCAAATGGCGAACAGCTATAACGACCAATAGCAGTGCGATGGAAAAATCGATTGCAAAGCTCCAAGAACTAGCTAATAACCCGAAAACTTCCGAAGAAATTCGTGAGCAAGCAATTATAGATATTAAAAAACTAGAAGATAGACTCGAGTATTACGAATGGCAAAATAGACTCATTGATAGCTTTGAGACAAAAGACATTCTAAATTTTATCCCTTCTGAAAAAAAGACAGAGTAG
- a CDS encoding peroxidase, which translates to MEHHGAALHLLTKDAELVRGLKEDYLQVKLDEKTKAILDYAVKLTIKPHSVKDEDVQKLKNEGCSDLEILDVCQITSYFNYVNRMAEGLGVKLEDDYK; encoded by the coding sequence ATGGAGCATCATGGGGCGGCGCTCCATTTATTAACGAAAGATGCTGAGCTTGTAAGGGGTTTGAAAGAGGACTATCTACAAGTGAAATTGGATGAAAAAACAAAAGCAATCCTTGATTATGCTGTGAAGTTAACTATTAAGCCGCATAGTGTAAAGGATGAAGATGTACAAAAACTTAAAAATGAAGGCTGTTCAGACCTTGAGATTTTAGATGTTTGCCAAATCACCTCGTATTTTAATTATGTCAATCGAATGGCAGAAGGATTAGGTGTCAAGTTAGAAGATGATTATAAATAA
- a CDS encoding peroxidase — translation MDSRINMISYEDSEGELRELYERFNGKMANILKVQSLNPKSLSAHLDYYKVIMFGKSPLTRPVREMIATVVSSTNECFY, via the coding sequence ATGGATTCAAGAATCAATATGATTAGCTATGAGGATTCTGAAGGGGAATTACGTGAATTATATGAGCGATTTAACGGGAAAATGGCAAACATTTTAAAGGTTCAATCTTTAAATCCAAAATCGTTATCTGCTCATTTAGATTATTACAAGGTTATAATGTTTGGTAAGTCACCTTTAACTAGACCCGTCCGCGAAATGATTGCTACGGTGGTATCATCGACAAATGAGTGTTTCTACTGA
- a CDS encoding Type 1 glutamine amidotransferase-like domain-containing protein, translating to MKKRHLFLFGGSPPFTMNLGKTFAEVSLNSEGRVAILFLERDGWEKYMQKYTLVLEDNGIEEYVYLPLSSKPSNESLLELSSCSGIIIGGGDTELYREYIVDTLLGERIKELYHLGIPVAGFSAGALISPEYCVIPPIDNSQNKHLFLNGLGLIKNCVISVHFTKWNEEENIKTTLKKLNVPIGYGIDDNAGIYFQNEELSETEGANVYTFKQVR from the coding sequence ATGAAAAAAAGACATCTATTCCTTTTTGGGGGAAGTCCACCTTTCACTATGAATCTTGGGAAAACGTTTGCTGAGGTATCACTAAATAGTGAGGGGAGGGTAGCAATTTTATTCTTAGAGAGAGATGGCTGGGAAAAGTATATGCAGAAGTATACTCTTGTATTAGAGGATAACGGCATAGAGGAGTATGTTTATTTACCACTAAGTTCTAAACCATCAAATGAAAGCTTACTCGAATTATCTTCTTGTAGTGGAATTATCATTGGTGGAGGAGATACAGAGCTTTATCGAGAGTATATTGTTGATACCCTACTTGGTGAACGTATTAAAGAGCTTTATCATCTAGGCATACCGGTTGCTGGTTTCTCAGCAGGAGCTTTAATTAGTCCCGAGTACTGTGTAATCCCTCCTATTGATAATTCACAAAATAAACATCTGTTTCTCAATGGATTAGGGCTCATTAAGAATTGTGTTATTAGCGTTCATTTTACTAAATGGAATGAAGAAGAAAACATAAAAACTACATTAAAAAAACTTAATGTACCGATTGGGTATGGAATAGATGATAATGCAGGTATTTACTTTCAGAATGAAGAATTATCAGAAACTGAGGGAGCGAATGTCTATACCTTTAAACAAGTAAGATAA
- a CDS encoding AAA family ATPase has product MIIWVNGAFGAGKTQTAYELHRRIPNSCIYDPENIGFFINKNIPKEIQNEDFQDYPIWRELNYTMLKHIDSEYKGVIIVPMTIVNPEYFKEIVIKLRNKGITVKHFVLWASKDTLEKRLRSRGESKNSWAANQIDRCMRGLNDDIFQQRIDTNRMTIDNVVETIASEAGITLLPDNRNIIKKKFDRIRTQLKQI; this is encoded by the coding sequence TTGATAATTTGGGTTAACGGGGCGTTTGGTGCAGGGAAAACACAAACTGCATATGAATTACATAGAAGAATTCCTAATTCATGTATATATGATCCAGAAAACATAGGTTTTTTTATAAATAAAAATATACCTAAAGAAATTCAAAATGAAGACTTTCAAGATTATCCAATTTGGCGTGAACTAAATTACACAATGTTAAAGCACATAGATTCTGAATACAAAGGAGTAATCATTGTTCCAATGACAATTGTCAATCCCGAGTATTTTAAAGAAATTGTGATTAAATTAAGAAATAAAGGGATTACTGTTAAGCATTTTGTATTATGGGCTTCAAAGGACACATTGGAAAAGAGGTTACGAAGTAGGGGAGAAAGTAAAAATTCATGGGCAGCAAACCAAATTGATAGATGTATGCGAGGTTTAAACGACGATATCTTTCAACAAAGAATAGACACAAATCGTATGACAATTGATAATGTCGTAGAAACAATAGCTTCAGAGGCAGGTATCACTTTACTTCCAGATAACAGAAACATAATTAAAAAGAAATTTGATCGTATAAGAACCCAACTAAAACAAATTTAA
- a CDS encoding bifunctional transcriptional activator/DNA repair protein Ada, which produces MIVDEIIINEYYKALLEKNSKYDGIFFAGIKSTGVFCHATCPARKPKFENCIFYETAEEALLSGFRPCKRCNPLSYPKEISPLVHQMVKLVEENPEKRWKDSDFSVLGIHAATARRQFKKIYGMTFVQYARARRMGIALKSIKTGEKIINAQLDVGYDSPSGFHDAFTKIMGRAPAKSKAVKILYANWINTKLGPMLSLVDEEFLYLLEFVDRRGLEKEIEMIRKRLNASIIPGITKISMQIEKELKGYFAKELKKFEIPIFQLGSSFQKSVWNELQQIELGHTTSYIDIGIKLNNTKSVRAIGNANGANQLAIVVPCHRVIKADGSLGGYGGGLERKKWLINHEKNYFA; this is translated from the coding sequence ATGATAGTAGATGAAATCATAATAAATGAATACTACAAAGCACTTTTGGAAAAAAACTCAAAATATGATGGCATATTCTTCGCAGGTATTAAGTCAACTGGTGTCTTTTGTCATGCCACCTGTCCTGCTAGGAAACCAAAGTTTGAAAACTGTATTTTTTATGAGACTGCTGAGGAAGCATTATTATCTGGGTTTCGTCCTTGTAAGAGGTGCAATCCATTATCCTATCCAAAAGAAATCTCACCTCTTGTTCACCAGATGGTCAAGCTGGTTGAGGAGAATCCTGAGAAACGATGGAAAGATTCAGATTTCTCAGTTTTGGGAATTCATGCAGCGACTGCAAGGAGACAATTTAAGAAAATTTATGGTATGACATTTGTTCAATATGCTAGAGCTAGAAGAATGGGGATTGCTTTAAAATCAATAAAGACTGGTGAAAAAATAATAAATGCTCAGTTAGATGTTGGGTATGACTCACCTAGTGGTTTTCATGATGCATTTACTAAAATAATGGGAAGAGCTCCTGCAAAATCTAAAGCAGTTAAAATTTTATATGCAAATTGGATTAACACAAAATTAGGTCCCATGCTAAGTCTTGTCGATGAAGAATTCTTATATCTGCTAGAGTTTGTAGACAGGCGAGGGTTGGAGAAAGAAATTGAAATGATTCGTAAAAGATTAAATGCTTCAATTATTCCTGGGATAACAAAGATTTCAATGCAAATTGAAAAAGAATTAAAGGGTTATTTTGCAAAGGAACTTAAAAAATTCGAAATTCCTATTTTTCAATTAGGATCTTCTTTTCAAAAGAGCGTATGGAATGAACTGCAACAAATTGAACTAGGGCACACAACTAGTTATATAGATATTGGCATAAAGCTAAACAACACTAAATCTGTAAGGGCAATTGGAAATGCTAATGGGGCAAATCAATTAGCCATAGTTGTACCATGTCATAGAGTAATAAAGGCTGATGGTAGTCTAGGTGGGTATGGTGGTGGCCTTGAAAGGAAGAAGTGGCTAATCAACCATGAAAAGAATTATTTTGCTTAA
- the trmL gene encoding tRNA (uridine(34)/cytosine(34)/5-carboxymethylaminomethyluridine(34)-2'-O)-methyltransferase TrmL — protein sequence MAIHVVLYQPEIPANTANIARTCAATDTALHLIRPIGFSTDATLIKRAGLDFWEFVNITYYDSLDEFFTKNHGEFYYIETFGEKTYSNFDFSDVSKEHYFMFGKETTGLPKDLLEQNKDHFLRIPMSDNVRSLNLSNTAAILVYEALRQQSYPNLK from the coding sequence TTGGCAATACATGTTGTACTATATCAACCTGAAATTCCAGCCAATACTGCAAACATTGCACGTACGTGTGCCGCGACGGATACAGCATTGCATTTAATTCGACCGATTGGCTTTTCAACAGATGCAACATTGATAAAACGTGCAGGCTTAGATTTCTGGGAGTTTGTAAATATCACGTACTATGACTCATTGGATGAGTTTTTCACAAAAAATCACGGTGAGTTTTACTATATTGAGACATTTGGTGAAAAGACATATTCAAACTTTGATTTCAGTGATGTTTCAAAGGAACATTATTTTATGTTTGGAAAAGAAACAACAGGTTTACCAAAAGACTTACTAGAACAAAACAAAGATCACTTTTTGAGAATACCGATGAGTGATAACGTTCGTTCGCTTAACCTTTCTAATACAGCTGCTATTTTAGTATATGAGGCTTTGAGGCAGCAGAGTTATCCAAATTTAAAGTAA
- a CDS encoding ABC transporter permease translates to MGKLVINEWVKIFRRPGTFVMIGIVVLFILAFAGINKYEESKSAQINNPNWKQELETQIASDKQALSEMGKTNSNLKMFYEREIAIKEYQLEHDVAPQTESHVWSFVSDAQAAISFAGLFTIVIAAGIVASEFSWGTVKLLLIRPLSRSKILLSKYITVGLFGLLLLSMIYILSTLVGLLLFGLPSSEVPHLAYVNGEVVERNIAFHLIGQYFLGSIDILMIGTMAFMISAVFRNSSLAIGISLFLMFMGGTATMLLASKFEWTKYILFANTNLTVYFDGVPPIEGMTLTFSIFILIIYFVVFNLLAFSVFSKRDVAA, encoded by the coding sequence TTGGGAAAATTAGTCATAAATGAATGGGTAAAAATTTTTAGAAGACCTGGTACATTTGTCATGATTGGGATAGTAGTTCTTTTCATTCTAGCTTTCGCTGGAATTAATAAATATGAAGAGTCAAAATCAGCACAAATAAATAACCCCAATTGGAAGCAAGAGCTAGAAACACAGATAGCTAGTGATAAACAAGCTTTAAGTGAAATGGGCAAAACAAATTCAAACTTAAAAATGTTTTATGAGCGAGAAATTGCGATTAAAGAATACCAGCTTGAACATGACGTGGCTCCACAAACAGAAAGTCATGTGTGGTCATTTGTTAGCGATGCACAGGCAGCCATAAGCTTTGCAGGATTATTTACCATTGTTATTGCTGCGGGTATCGTTGCTTCCGAATTCTCCTGGGGTACAGTGAAATTACTTTTAATCAGACCACTAAGTCGCTCGAAAATACTATTATCAAAATATATTACAGTTGGCTTGTTTGGTTTACTTTTACTCTCAATGATTTACATACTGTCTACTCTGGTTGGACTTTTGCTGTTCGGTCTGCCGTCAAGTGAGGTACCTCATCTAGCCTATGTTAATGGAGAGGTGGTTGAACGAAATATTGCATTCCACTTAATAGGGCAATATTTCTTAGGCTCAATTGATATTTTAATGATTGGAACAATGGCGTTCATGATTTCAGCAGTATTCCGAAACAGTTCTCTTGCGATTGGTATCTCATTGTTCCTCATGTTCATGGGTGGAACAGCTACCATGCTGCTTGCAAGTAAATTTGAATGGACAAAATATATCTTATTTGCGAACACCAACCTGACAGTCTACTTTGACGGTGTGCCACCAATAGAAGGAATGACGCTTACTTTCTCTATCTTTATCTTAATCATTTACTTTGTTGTATTTAATTTACTAGCTTTTAGTGTGTTTAGTAAAAGGGATGTTGCTGCTTAG
- a CDS encoding ABC transporter ATP-binding protein, with the protein MKPVLTLDNVKKTIKGKNIIKGISFTVEEGEVFGFLGPNGAGKTTTIRMIVGLMGITEGDIVVCGKSIKRDFEGAVSNIGAIVENPEMYKFLTGYQNLLQYARMHNGITNEKINEVVELVGLKDRIHDKVRTYSLGMRQRLGLSQCLLHNPKLLILDEPTNGLDPAGIREIRDHLRMLTREKGLSVIVSSHLLSEMEMMCDRIAIIQNGSLVDVQEVRNFIQNDQLIHTFETGNLGDAAHWLKEEYNATILEKGFTIEVGKADIPALIKKLIHSDVDVYSATPVSKSLEDRFLEITAEKGE; encoded by the coding sequence ATGAAACCGGTTCTCACGTTAGATAACGTCAAAAAGACCATAAAAGGAAAGAACATTATTAAGGGAATTAGTTTTACGGTTGAAGAAGGAGAAGTTTTTGGCTTCTTGGGACCGAATGGAGCTGGAAAAACAACGACCATTCGAATGATTGTTGGTTTAATGGGAATTACAGAAGGAGATATCGTTGTTTGTGGTAAAAGTATAAAAAGGGATTTTGAAGGAGCAGTCAGTAATATCGGTGCGATTGTGGAAAATCCGGAAATGTACAAGTTTTTAACAGGGTATCAAAATCTTCTACAATATGCTCGAATGCATAATGGAATTACAAATGAAAAAATTAATGAAGTGGTTGAGCTTGTAGGTTTAAAAGATAGAATACATGATAAAGTAAGAACTTATTCACTAGGTATGAGACAGCGCCTCGGGTTATCGCAATGTTTATTACATAATCCAAAGCTCTTAATCTTGGATGAACCAACGAATGGATTGGATCCTGCAGGAATTAGAGAGATTAGAGACCATTTACGCATGCTTACCCGAGAAAAGGGATTGAGCGTGATTGTATCTAGTCACTTATTATCTGAAATGGAAATGATGTGTGATCGAATTGCCATTATTCAAAATGGTAGTTTAGTTGATGTGCAGGAGGTACGTAATTTTATCCAAAATGATCAATTAATACATACGTTTGAAACTGGAAATCTCGGAGATGCTGCACACTGGTTGAAAGAAGAATATAACGCAACAATTTTAGAAAAGGGTTTTACGATTGAGGTTGGAAAAGCTGATATTCCGGCTCTTATCAAGAAGCTAATTCATTCCGATGTAGACGTTTATAGCGCAACGCCAGTATCGAAATCATTAGAGGATCGCTTCTTAGAGATAACAGCGGAAAAGGGGGAATAG
- a CDS encoding response regulator transcription factor codes for MKKVLIIEDEMDIAELQRDYLEVNGFDSDISSTGEEGLKLANSNKYDLILIDVMLPGVNGFEVCRELRKKFDIPILMVTSRMEDIDKIRGFDRGADDYIVKPFNPNELVARVKAHISRYERLVNREREQEVLQIRGLVIHKYSRKVFINDEEKILTAKEYDLLLFLAENANRVFSKEHLFDRIWGYDSIGDVTTVTVHIRKIREKTEENPSNPNFIETIWGVGYRFKKE; via the coding sequence ATGAAAAAAGTTTTAATTATTGAAGATGAAATGGATATAGCGGAATTACAAAGGGATTATTTAGAGGTCAATGGTTTTGATAGTGATATTTCTTCAACAGGTGAGGAAGGACTCAAGTTGGCGAATTCAAACAAATATGACCTTATTTTGATAGATGTAATGTTGCCAGGAGTAAATGGATTTGAAGTATGCAGGGAGTTACGAAAAAAATTTGATATTCCTATTTTGATGGTGACATCTAGAATGGAAGATATTGATAAGATTAGAGGGTTTGATAGAGGTGCAGATGATTATATTGTAAAACCTTTTAACCCTAATGAGTTAGTTGCAAGAGTAAAAGCACACATTTCACGATATGAGCGTTTAGTAAATCGTGAAAGAGAACAAGAAGTGTTGCAAATTAGAGGATTAGTAATTCATAAATACTCACGAAAAGTCTTTATAAATGATGAGGAAAAAATACTTACAGCAAAAGAATACGATTTATTACTGTTTTTAGCAGAAAATGCAAACAGAGTATTTTCGAAAGAGCATTTATTTGACCGTATATGGGGATATGATTCAATAGGGGATGTTACGACAGTTACGGTTCATATTCGAAAAATTAGAGAGAAAACTGAAGAAAATCCATCAAACCCTAATTTTATTGAAACAATTTGGGGTGTGGGTTATCGGTTTAAGAAAGAATAA